One genomic segment of Labeo rohita strain BAU-BD-2019 chromosome 14, IGBB_LRoh.1.0, whole genome shotgun sequence includes these proteins:
- the cpeb4a gene encoding cytoplasmic polyadenylation element-binding protein 4 isoform X1 has protein sequence MGDYGFLVKNNAANKSVFPVRIHPHLQHQVHHQTAPPSPPAFISNSNTTNGGSVGSAWLFPAVTTHSNMQDDILESETSKAPQPQQESQEGQDKQALSPPGHQEAPGIISELDNTMPEENQLEKGTMENANGKEALRLESPVLSGFDYQETSGIGTLAQSSSSSSSSLTGFSSWSTAIPPNPSTLIEEVGFFNQAATTNNAPPPLLFQSFSHHTSTGFGGNFSHQIGPLSQHHPSPHPHFQHPHNQHRRSSASPHPPPFSHRSAAFNQLPHLGNNLSKPPSPWGSYQSPSSTPSSTSWSPGGGYGGWGSSQGREYRRGLNGGVNPLNSISPLKKSFPNNQTPSQKYPRNNSGFNTKPWMEDTITRNDSIFPFQERSRSFDGFSMHSLENSLIDIMRAEQDSLKARNYGRRRGHSSLFPMEDERTYGEDERSDQSLSGLGSPHSFPHQNGERIERYSRKVFVGGLPPDIDEDEITASFRRFGHLFVDWPHKAESKSYFPPKGYAFLLFQDESSVQALIDACMEEDGKLYLCVSSPTIKDKPVQIRPWNLNDSDFVMDGSQPLDPRKTIFVGGVPRPLRAVELAMIMDRLYGGVCYAGIDTDPELKYPKGAGRVAFSNQQSYIAAISARFVQLQHGEIDKRVEVKPYVLDDQLCDECQGTRCGGKFAPFFCANVTCLQYYCEYCWAAIHSRAGREFHKPLVKEGGDRPRHISFRWN, from the exons ATGGGGGATTACGGCTTTCTGGTTAAAAACAACGCTGCAAACAAATCAGTTTTCCCAGTAAGAATCCATCCACACCTGCAGCATCAGGTTCACCACCAGACGGCACCTCCAAGCCCTCCGGCTTTCATCAGCAACAGCAACACTACCAATGGTGGAAGTGTTGGGTCCGCTTGGCTTTTCCCAGCTGTGACGACCCACTCTAACATGCAAGATGATATTTTGGAGTCTGAGACGTCCAAGGCTCCGCAACCGCAACAAGAGAGTCAGGAAGGACAAGACAAACAGGCGCTCTCTCCGCCAGGCCACCAGGAAGCACCGGGAATCATATCGGAGTTGGACAACACCATGCCAGAGGAGAACCAGCTGGAGAAAGGGACCATGGAGAACGCTAACGGAAAAGAGGCGCTGCGGCTCGAATCTCCAGTGTTATCAGGGTTTGACTATCAGGAGACGTCTGGTATCGGTACTTTAGCACAGTCTAGTAGCTCTTCTTCGTCGTCCCTTACTGGTTTCAGCAGCTGGTCCACTGCTATACCCCCCAACCCTTCCACCTTGATCGAAGAGGTTGGCTTTTTCAATCAGGCTGCTACTACTAACAATGCTCCTCCTCCGCTGCTATTTCAAAGTTTCTCTCATCACACCAGTACAGGATTCGGGGGGAATTTCTCCCACCAGATAGGGCCTCTGTCTCAGCACCATCCATCTCCTCATCCCCACTTCCAGCATCCTCATAATCAGCACCGTAGGTCCTCAGCAAGTCCCCATCCGCCTCCCTTCTCCCACCGCAGTGCTGCTTTCAACCAGTTGCCCCATTTGGGGAATAACCTAAGCAAGCCACCTTCCCCTTGGGGGAGCTACCAGAGCCCCTCATCCACCCCATCTTCCACTTCCTGGAGCCCAGGTGGAGGGTACGGAGGCTGGGGAAGCTCTCAGGGACGGGAGTATCGCCGAGGGCTGAACGGAGGGGTCAATCCCCTCAACTCGATTTCgcctttaaagaagtctttccCAAATAATCAAACCCCATCGCAGAAGTATCCACGCAACAACTCTGGCTTTAACACTAAGCCCTGGATGGAGGACACCATAACCCGCAATGATAGCATCTTTCCATTTCAG GAGCGCAGTCGGTCCTTTGATGGTTTCAGCATGCACTCTCTAGAGAACTCTCTGATCGACATCATGAGAGCCGAGCAGGATTCCTTGAAAG CGAGGAATTACGGAAGGCGACGAG GTCACTCATCGTTGTTTCCCATGGAAGATGAGCGGACTTATGGAGAGGATGAGAGGTCTGATCAGAGTCTGAGTGGACTGGGATCACCACACAGTTTTCCTCACCAAAATGGCGAACGCATCGAGCGCTATTCTCGCAAGGTCTTTGTTGGTGGTCTGCCTCCGGACATAGACGAAG ATGAGATCACTGCCAGTTTCAGACGCTTTGGACATTTGTTTGTGGACTGGCCTCACAAAGCAGAAAGCAAATCTTATTTTCCACCaaaag GTTATGCGTTCCTTCTGTTTCAAGACGAGAGCTCAGTCCAGGCACTGATTGATGCTTGTATGGAAGAGGATGGGAAGCTCTATCTCTGTGTCTCTAGCCCTACAATCAAAGACAAACCA GTTCAGATACGACCCTGGAATTTGAACGACAGTGACTTTGTGATGGATGGCTCTCAGCCCCTTGACCCCAGAAAAACAATCTTTGTTGGGGGAGTGCCACGACCTCTACGAGCTG TGGAGCTCGCAATGATTATGGACAGACTGTACGGCGGGGTGTGCTATGCTGGCATTGACACTGACCCTGAGCTGAAGTATCCTAAAGGGGCTGGACGGGTGGCCTTCTCCAATCAGCAGAGCTACATTGCTGCTATCAGCGCTCGCTTTGTGCAACTGCAACACGGAGAGATCGATAAACGG GTGGAAGTGAAGCCATACGTACTGGATGACCAGCTGTGCGATGAGTGTCAGGGCACACGTTGCGGGGGCAAGTTCGCTCCGTTCTTCTGTGCTAACGTCACTTGTCTTCAGTACTACTGTGAATACTGCTGGGCAGCCATTCACTCGCGTGCCGGACGGGAGTTTCACAAGCCTCTAGTGAAGGAGGGAGGAGACCGGCCTCGCCACATCTCCTTCCGCTGGAACTGA
- the cpeb4a gene encoding cytoplasmic polyadenylation element-binding protein 4 isoform X2, whose protein sequence is MGDYGFLVKNNAANKSVFPVRIHPHLQHQVHHQTAPPSPPAFISNSNTTNGGSVGSAWLFPAVTTHSNMQDDILESETSKAPQPQQESQEGQDKQALSPPGHQEAPGIISELDNTMPEENQLEKGTMENANGKEALRLESPVLSGFDYQETSGIGTLAQSSSSSSSSLTGFSSWSTAIPPNPSTLIEEVGFFNQAATTNNAPPPLLFQSFSHHTSTGFGGNFSHQIGPLSQHHPSPHPHFQHPHNQHRRSSASPHPPPFSHRSAAFNQLPHLGNNLSKPPSPWGSYQSPSSTPSSTSWSPGGGYGGWGSSQGREYRRGLNGGVNPLNSISPLKKSFPNNQTPSQKYPRNNSGFNTKPWMEDTITRNDSIFPFQERSRSFDGFSMHSLENSLIDIMRAEQDSLKGHSSLFPMEDERTYGEDERSDQSLSGLGSPHSFPHQNGERIERYSRKVFVGGLPPDIDEDEITASFRRFGHLFVDWPHKAESKSYFPPKGYAFLLFQDESSVQALIDACMEEDGKLYLCVSSPTIKDKPVQIRPWNLNDSDFVMDGSQPLDPRKTIFVGGVPRPLRAVELAMIMDRLYGGVCYAGIDTDPELKYPKGAGRVAFSNQQSYIAAISARFVQLQHGEIDKRVEVKPYVLDDQLCDECQGTRCGGKFAPFFCANVTCLQYYCEYCWAAIHSRAGREFHKPLVKEGGDRPRHISFRWN, encoded by the exons ATGGGGGATTACGGCTTTCTGGTTAAAAACAACGCTGCAAACAAATCAGTTTTCCCAGTAAGAATCCATCCACACCTGCAGCATCAGGTTCACCACCAGACGGCACCTCCAAGCCCTCCGGCTTTCATCAGCAACAGCAACACTACCAATGGTGGAAGTGTTGGGTCCGCTTGGCTTTTCCCAGCTGTGACGACCCACTCTAACATGCAAGATGATATTTTGGAGTCTGAGACGTCCAAGGCTCCGCAACCGCAACAAGAGAGTCAGGAAGGACAAGACAAACAGGCGCTCTCTCCGCCAGGCCACCAGGAAGCACCGGGAATCATATCGGAGTTGGACAACACCATGCCAGAGGAGAACCAGCTGGAGAAAGGGACCATGGAGAACGCTAACGGAAAAGAGGCGCTGCGGCTCGAATCTCCAGTGTTATCAGGGTTTGACTATCAGGAGACGTCTGGTATCGGTACTTTAGCACAGTCTAGTAGCTCTTCTTCGTCGTCCCTTACTGGTTTCAGCAGCTGGTCCACTGCTATACCCCCCAACCCTTCCACCTTGATCGAAGAGGTTGGCTTTTTCAATCAGGCTGCTACTACTAACAATGCTCCTCCTCCGCTGCTATTTCAAAGTTTCTCTCATCACACCAGTACAGGATTCGGGGGGAATTTCTCCCACCAGATAGGGCCTCTGTCTCAGCACCATCCATCTCCTCATCCCCACTTCCAGCATCCTCATAATCAGCACCGTAGGTCCTCAGCAAGTCCCCATCCGCCTCCCTTCTCCCACCGCAGTGCTGCTTTCAACCAGTTGCCCCATTTGGGGAATAACCTAAGCAAGCCACCTTCCCCTTGGGGGAGCTACCAGAGCCCCTCATCCACCCCATCTTCCACTTCCTGGAGCCCAGGTGGAGGGTACGGAGGCTGGGGAAGCTCTCAGGGACGGGAGTATCGCCGAGGGCTGAACGGAGGGGTCAATCCCCTCAACTCGATTTCgcctttaaagaagtctttccCAAATAATCAAACCCCATCGCAGAAGTATCCACGCAACAACTCTGGCTTTAACACTAAGCCCTGGATGGAGGACACCATAACCCGCAATGATAGCATCTTTCCATTTCAG GAGCGCAGTCGGTCCTTTGATGGTTTCAGCATGCACTCTCTAGAGAACTCTCTGATCGACATCATGAGAGCCGAGCAGGATTCCTTGAAAG GTCACTCATCGTTGTTTCCCATGGAAGATGAGCGGACTTATGGAGAGGATGAGAGGTCTGATCAGAGTCTGAGTGGACTGGGATCACCACACAGTTTTCCTCACCAAAATGGCGAACGCATCGAGCGCTATTCTCGCAAGGTCTTTGTTGGTGGTCTGCCTCCGGACATAGACGAAG ATGAGATCACTGCCAGTTTCAGACGCTTTGGACATTTGTTTGTGGACTGGCCTCACAAAGCAGAAAGCAAATCTTATTTTCCACCaaaag GTTATGCGTTCCTTCTGTTTCAAGACGAGAGCTCAGTCCAGGCACTGATTGATGCTTGTATGGAAGAGGATGGGAAGCTCTATCTCTGTGTCTCTAGCCCTACAATCAAAGACAAACCA GTTCAGATACGACCCTGGAATTTGAACGACAGTGACTTTGTGATGGATGGCTCTCAGCCCCTTGACCCCAGAAAAACAATCTTTGTTGGGGGAGTGCCACGACCTCTACGAGCTG TGGAGCTCGCAATGATTATGGACAGACTGTACGGCGGGGTGTGCTATGCTGGCATTGACACTGACCCTGAGCTGAAGTATCCTAAAGGGGCTGGACGGGTGGCCTTCTCCAATCAGCAGAGCTACATTGCTGCTATCAGCGCTCGCTTTGTGCAACTGCAACACGGAGAGATCGATAAACGG GTGGAAGTGAAGCCATACGTACTGGATGACCAGCTGTGCGATGAGTGTCAGGGCACACGTTGCGGGGGCAAGTTCGCTCCGTTCTTCTGTGCTAACGTCACTTGTCTTCAGTACTACTGTGAATACTGCTGGGCAGCCATTCACTCGCGTGCCGGACGGGAGTTTCACAAGCCTCTAGTGAAGGAGGGAGGAGACCGGCCTCGCCACATCTCCTTCCGCTGGAACTGA